The genomic segment GTCTTGGGCTTTGTAAAGTGAAATGCCAGCAGCATTCCGCCAATCGCCAACGCCGCAATCAGCAACGCCTCCATCAACGAAACCGGCAGATAAATGATCAATACGCCGACCAGCATCACCGAAGCCGCGATCAATTTGTCGCCGACATTTCTTTCCTTGAACACCAGCCAGCCCAGCAAAATCACCAGAATGATTCCGGCGCGTTTGATGCTGATGGTGTACACGACCGCGATGTAATTGTGCGAAGACAACTGGAAGATCAATGCGACGGCCTCCAATGCTCCGGCCAGCGCAACCCATAAAGGAACCGAACGAATGACTTTTCCGGCGTCGGCTTTGCGGGCAATCAATAGGACGGTGAAAAAGACGACCATGCCCAGCCCAAACGCTGCTGCCTGAACAAAGGCGTCAGTCATTCTGACCAGCCGAGCGTCAATCGGATTGGTGACGGCGTTCACCAACGCGACGACCAGCATGTAAAAACAGCCGCGCTCGCGCCAAATGGCCTTGATCGGTTCCAGCCAGCCGCTGGAAAACAGCAGCCTGTGCATGGCAATTGAACCGACGAAAATCAGCACCACGCCGACGCCTTTTTCCAGCGTTGTGTTTTCATTGTTGACGATTTTGCCGGTCACCATCAAAAAGACCGGCGTGAAGGAAATGTACGGCATGCACAGCGAAATTGGCGTGACCTGCATGGCGCGGAAATAGAGAAGCGTTGAACCGGCGACCAGCAACACTTCGATGGCCAGGTAACTCAAGTACGTCGGCATCGGCCCCAACAGCAACCCGTCAATGCCGAAGTATTCGCCGCCGTCGTTGCGAAAGTGCGGCGCGTTTCCGCTCATCACGCGCCAGCCTAAAGCCAGCAAAAACGTCACCCCGGCAAACAACCGGATCCAAAATGTGGAAGCAAATAGTTCGTGGTGATCTACGACTTTTTTCGCAGAAATGTCCTTGATGACATTGCTGATCGAAGTACAGCCTGCCATCAGCAAGCCAACAGGCGATAATGTTTCAGCCATTCAGTTTCCTTTTGATTTTGAGAGAGTGCGAAATGTGTGACGCATCTTACGGGAAATCATCTCGACTGCCCAGCGGCTTGCATGAGTCTGGCTCGTTGCTATACTGCGCGCCCGTTTCAAAATTCAAATTTCCGCGAAGCACACGAATAAGAACGAGGGAGGGAAAGAGAGCGTGAGAGATTCGCTCTTGTCGTCTCCGCCCCCTCTTTCCCCTTGTCTCTCCCTTTTCGTCTGACTTCGTGGACGAAATTACTCGGAGGAGTTTGTGACTGCACCTGCAATTCGTACGACTGTTGTTGGCTCTTATCCCGTGCCCGAATGGCTGATTGCGCTGCCCAGCCAACAGGCTTTGATTGACGCGACCAAAGTTGTTTTCAAGATTCAGGAACTGGCGGGCATTGATGTCATCGCCGATGGCGAACTGTACCGCTGGGATGTCAACCATCCCGATACCAACGGGATGATTGAATACTTCATTCGTCCGATGGATGGCATTCGTTCGCGCATCTCGCGCAAGGATGTCGAAGAATTTCGTCGCCTGGAAGGCATGGGATTTCGCTCCGCGCCCGCCGGAGTGGTCGAAGCGGCGATTGACGAAGGTACGTTGAGTTTGGGCGAAGATTATCGCCGCGCGCGCGCCTGCACCGCGCATCCGATGAAGTTCACGCTGACCGGGCCGCACATGCTCAGCAAGACGCTGATGGATCATCATTACGGCAACTTGCCGGATTTGGCGCTGGCCATTGGGCAGGCGATGGCCAAACAGGTTGGCGAAATTGACAGCGAAGTCATTCAGGTGGACGAAGCCAACATCACAGGCCACCCCGACGAAGCCGAATGGGCTGCGGCCGCGATCAATGTCGTGCTGGATGCCGCGACGCGCGCCAAAGAAAAAGGCGTTCACATGTGCTTCGGCAATTACGGCGGACAATCCATTCAACGCGGAACCTGGCAAAAACTGATCGGCTTCATCAATCGGTTGCATTGCGATCACGTGCTGCTGGAAATGGCGTTTCGCGGCTACGACGAATTGCAATACTTCAAAGATGAACTCGATCCGCGCATCGGCATTGGACTGGGCGTGATTGACATTAAGGTCAACACCGTCGAATCGCCCGAAGAAGTCGCGCGGCGGATTGAAACCGCAACAAAGATTGTTGGCGATGGCCGAATCAAATGGGTCAATCCGGATTGCGGATTCTGGATGAACAAACGCTCAATCGCCGACCGCAAAATTACCGCGCTGGTCAAAGGCCGCGATTTGTTTTTAGGTCGCTGATTTCGGTGAGAAGAAATTTCGCAAACAAGAACCTCAAGGGAAAAATACGGAACAAACGGAAATGACGGAACAGACGGAAAACAACAATCTTGGCTTTCGTTGATTCCGTTATTTCCGTTTGTTCCGTATTTCAGAGAGGGCTTATGTGTAGACGGATTCTACTGTTGTCGGTTGTGACATTGGTTGGGATTTTGTTGTCAGGGAAGCAGGCAACTTCCCAATCTACCGCGCCGATTTACGTTACGCTGTGGTTCGATACGGAAGATTACGTCCTGCCGCAAAGCGATGACGCTGCGAAACGACTGGCC from the Acidobacteriota bacterium genome contains:
- a CDS encoding cobalamin-independent methionine synthase II family protein; its protein translation is MTAPAIRTTVVGSYPVPEWLIALPSQQALIDATKVVFKIQELAGIDVIADGELYRWDVNHPDTNGMIEYFIRPMDGIRSRISRKDVEEFRRLEGMGFRSAPAGVVEAAIDEGTLSLGEDYRRARACTAHPMKFTLTGPHMLSKTLMDHHYGNLPDLALAIGQAMAKQVGEIDSEVIQVDEANITGHPDEAEWAAAAINVVLDAATRAKEKGVHMCFGNYGGQSIQRGTWQKLIGFINRLHCDHVLLEMAFRGYDELQYFKDELDPRIGIGLGVIDIKVNTVESPEEVARRIETATKIVGDGRIKWVNPDCGFWMNKRSIADRKITALVKGRDLFLGR
- a CDS encoding EamA family transporter — protein: MAETLSPVGLLMAGCTSISNVIKDISAKKVVDHHELFASTFWIRLFAGVTFLLALGWRVMSGNAPHFRNDGGEYFGIDGLLLGPMPTYLSYLAIEVLLVAGSTLLYFRAMQVTPISLCMPYISFTPVFLMVTGKIVNNENTTLEKGVGVVLIFVGSIAMHRLLFSSGWLEPIKAIWRERGCFYMLVVALVNAVTNPIDARLVRMTDAFVQAAAFGLGMVVFFTVLLIARKADAGKVIRSVPLWVALAGALEAVALIFQLSSHNYIAVVYTISIKRAGIILVILLGWLVFKERNVGDKLIAASVMLVGVLIIYLPVSLMEALLIAALAIGGMLLAFHFTKPKTELAA